A segment of the Alistipes communis genome:
TCGGTGCGAAGTTGTTTCAGCGCCTTGGTAACATGGTACTCCACGCTCTTTTCGCTGATGCCGAGTTCCTGAGCTATCTGCCGGTTAGACATTCCCTCGAACCGGCTGAGCATGAAAACGCGGCGGGTCTGCCTTCCCAGCGCATCCAGCGATTTGTGCAGAATGGTTTGCACATCCTCGGCATAAAGCGCATGCGGGTCGCATGCTTCGAGCGTATTGATTCGGAACTGTATTTCCCGGGAAGCATCCGATCCGACGCTTCCGTGTATCTGATATTTCAGGCTCTCGCGCCTCAAATAGTGAAGCGCTTTGTTGCGGATGACCGAAAACAAAAACGGAAGCACGAACTCGACCTGTTCACCGGCAGCCATCTTTTCCCACAGAACGGCCATGGCTTCAGCGGCCATACATTCAGCCTGGGCAGAATCATAAGTATAAGATTTCGCAAACAAGACACACCTTTGGTAATAACGGTTGAAGTCGTCGCCCAAAAATCGTATGTCAGTTTGATTTGAACCCACGCGGCCTTTTTCTTTATAATACAAAGTTAGAGAAAATATTTCGACATTCGCAAATCCTGATTCAATTTGAGGCTTGATAAAATGGCTATCAATTATTTATAAATGATTTGAAAATTCCACGTATGTCTTTGTGCTGTTTCCGAGACTACCTACTCCCCGTTTAGCACGTTATGCACCGCATTTGCCTTGCTTCCGTTTCCGTGGGCAAAGCTATGGCAGGGGGTCGGAAAACAACCAAGATCGGAGCCCTTCGGGTTCAGACAAATAAATCAGCCGCAATATATAAGTTGCGGCTGATTTATTTGTCCTGAAATCTTGTTTGTATTCCGCCCCTCTGAAATATAGCCCACAGAAACGGAAGCAAGGCAAACGCGGCCCATACGGCATAAAAAAAAGGTCGTAGTTATGAAACAGCACAAAGACATACGGGAAATTTTGAAACGGAGCGGCACCGCTCCCACCGGCATCTGCGGGTTTTGGGGGTCTGCGGCAAGTTTCGCGGCTGTGCTTTTCGGCGCGTTTGCGGCGTTCAAATTTCTCGCGGGTATCTATCTCGGCGCGGGCGGTTTTTGGGGGTTCTGCCTCTCGTTATGGCTCTTGCGGCGGTGTCGGGACATCGTGTGTCTCGTCCTTTCCCCTGGGGGCGTCCTCGTGCGGTTTCTTCTGCGGCTGTTTTACTAACATTCAACACTTTACAACTATGGGAAAAGTCACATTGTTATTCGCAGGAAAGAGTTACGACACCGACGTACAGAACGTGCGGGAGAATCAGATCGTCATTTTCGACGGCCCTTACAACATGCGTCAGCGCATGGTCGTGGCCGGAATCGCACACACACAATCCGGTTACAATTACCGATTGATCGACCCCGAAACCGCCGAGGAGCACACTGCCGATCTGATCCGCCCCTTGCGGGACAAATTCGGTATCGGGCACTATTACGACGACGAGCACCCCGAATTTATGGATGCCTCCGAGGTCGCGGCGCTCCGCACTCGTGCCGACGCCCTCAAAGCCGAGCAGGAAGCCGCCCGACGTGCGGCGGCGGACGACGCGGAACGGTTACGCACCATCGGCGCGGAGCGTCTGCGGCAGATCGTTCCCGACGATGCCGTGGCCGTCATC
Coding sequences within it:
- a CDS encoding RNA polymerase sigma-70 factor, translated to MYYKEKGRVGSNQTDIRFLGDDFNRYYQRCVLFAKSYTYDSAQAECMAAEAMAVLWEKMAAGEQVEFVLPFLFSVIRNKALHYLRRESLKYQIHGSVGSDASREIQFRINTLEACDPHALYAEDVQTILHKSLDALGRQTRRVFMLSRFEGMSNRQIAQELGISEKSVEYHVTKALKQLRTDLKDYLPLIYLFLGI